Proteins from one Plasmodium relictum strain SGS1 genome assembly, chromosome: 10 genomic window:
- the ApiAp2 gene encoding transcription factor with AP2 domain(s), putative, which yields MSEEKRDIKKLGMGHNSHSFKNINKIQEKNKIIKDICHSKLLNDINEEKKNSCKNLLQTNSELSKNLNLECLSHKYSEINLLYCDNKYINNYLNENRNPQNRYDILKKHLNKIIFTKNKKKIIKKNGNMFNLYKNNHELDSDKNNMQMSLAYENEMTLLNNYNHNSIADNNFSSNFKMSSSLNEEDIQKRNIYEENNNTDKEYFHNSKCFSNDNHIKKIIYGDIPENISLNTFSEKRINSSLKNSNLINYNNFKNKIEIEEHRNSKKNVKFNECMDNKDRTTSCKPFYSIIYNNNRNNFYNNVNYQKDEDLKFNDGNISENDVHKSSSSKLNLHENIKFIDYSLHLDKSPILNYINNKESKQSYYTNSFENNVSNNKLTDIKKFLKSKEELYNETISSYSDTYNNNTNSLDNCNIKYENLINFYNSSAVARFKDSISNNYRNDSSISSQEFDLDYMNSMNINSNSLEESKYDSKLINENNKNFTNSKKLYEFSKYVHNNISNENLNNVNLHKDKNMYKKEKLYNKAYSSSFQNICENVDLDKKKGKKKRVFANDYNMKKLYKKKKQKAEIKTEEKSEEQNIKENFSDEKNIIGRKNEMQSDIEEKDSFNQKNSQNTERKKNTRVKCLIEFDEITNSWKVFWKYGKIVVKKSYSKEEYGDNSRYKALNDLEKLQSIYDDILKNNTSLTEEHKYLLIQNKIYEHFGEKYYFPKNEEKERNKRKKKDIFDRNNEKLDNIEEERKKKEEKDEEEDEDKKGENEKGEEEEYKKEEEGKKKKKKEEREDNIESDSEDQTEIKNKKRKYNKIKNFILIDQNKITEKDREKYQNEDDQMNEKEENDKSKKEYESKTLVNLAHYEKELKRLKKEEKKRIVEKKREKKMKEIYERRQKKLKREEEKRKKILLKEQKKKLREEKKKMKEEERLRKIEEKKKLKKLKQLKPIIEKIKKYQSSIKSKFNKEAFHFIKNEEIFINENKEYLDYLNSLEKSSENIFNLIKESVEEKPLTKRERVIEMIKKNKNVHINTNIYLDINSEEDTENSNNKGNWIVSWVYYGRTYRKKFSINEFGFKKAKELAENYKNERVNCILNNFSKYNNFKEIIQNKRNQINNIEKDIAESQELMKNAEKKNYESSPKHEFNIKRENDEKKNICYNFSYSKLNLESKDCQVFNSINMIDFYNHILKNPLFDQYFKNKIIWVNKLSCWKIEILRKQNNKYKKEKKYYSEQKYGYIIAKYIAICDYLNTEHNILNDYFDTKVPNLQYDNKKNAWKISRYVPHQLNKKNYYFDINIYGWLNSRKLALVLAIDLNENKTFMYEDFYKRSSSEHKNLIYQNIFLNKNYNKSNSIEYYDIENNKNIKVCNKNEYNMNSFDTKSRSNSNNSSNYLDTHNENSTKNYKKEEKEDSLHINNIHTNKNININSNNYSNTSDNNNNNIPKKSTNYKKIYDEKNKLLIQNDHNYSDDNQNDMKQNNKNQNYIKVDSYNLYENKCMNSNDKIMCNNDNCKCNNSTLSMSNNTVNNIIGKYKNIIIKDSNITNKDNNYNNMDNSCDEVTYNNNFNQDTRKDMANDFYRKLGNDEKDKKEEKKNFPKTVDDSCESFINLKIKESLKKNIKKNYSEHDIEKKKNKINKSFYTYNENILNDNVLNKYSNSPNELKNIYMHNSYINLKKLYEDVYNEKYFQLKQMYLCNDNDLVNFLSSEEDKELFLKENINIEMDDEPFLIKILEDYYYSNFSRKAYKIKKRFGK from the coding sequence atgAGTGAAGAAAAAAGAGATATTAAAAAGTTAGGAATGGGTCATAATTCtcattcttttaaaaatataaataaaatacaggaaaaaaataagataattAAAGATATATGTCAtagtaaattattaaatgatataaatgaagaaaaaaaaaatagttgtaaaaatttattacaaACAAATTCTGAACTATCCAAAAATTTGAATTTAGAATGTTTAAGTCATAAATATAGcgaaataaatttattatattgcGATAATAAATACATCAATAATTacttaaatgaaaatagaaaTCCACAAAATAGATACGATATTCTAAAAAAGCATTTAAATAagattatttttacaaaaaacaagaaaaaaataatcaaaaaaaacggaaatatgtttaatttatataaaaataaccaTGAATTAGAtagtgataaaaataatatgcaAATGTCTTTAGCATACGAAAATGAAATGACATTATTAAATAACTATAATCATAATTCTATAGCcgataataatttttcttcaaattttaaaatgtcTTCCTctttaaatgaagaagataTTCAAAAGCgtaatatatatgaagaGAACAATAATACAGACAAAGAATACTTTCATAATTCTAAATGTTTTTCCAATGataatcatataaaaaaaataatctatGGAGATATTCCAGAAAATATTTCACTGAATACATTCAgtgaaaaaagaataaatagttctttaaaaaatagtaacttaattaattataataattttaagaataaaatagaGATTGAAGAACATagaaatagtaaaaaaaatgtaaaatttaatgaatgCATGGATAACAAGGATAGAACTACTAGCTGTAAACCattttattctattatttataataataatagaaataatttttataacaatgtaaattatcaaaaagatgaagatttaaaatttaatgatGGTAATATAAGTGAAAATGATGTACACAAGTCAAGTTCaagtaaattaaatttacatgaaaatattaaattcatTGATTATTCTCTTCATTTAGATAAAAGTCccattttaaattatataaataataaagaaagtaAGCAATCATATTATACCAATTCATTTGAAAACAATGTAAGTAACAATAAATTAACAGACattaaaaagtttttaaaaagtaaagaAGAATTATATAATGAAACAATTTCATCTTACTCGGatacatataataataatacaaattcTTTAGATAattgtaatataaaatatgaaaactTAATAAATTTCTATAATTCTTCAGCAGTTGCAAGATTTAAAGATTCAATTAGCAATAATTATAGAAATGATTCATCAATAAGCTCTCAAGAATTTGATTTAGATTATATGAATAGTATGAATATTAATTCAAATTCATTGGAAGAATCCAAGTATGATTCTAAAttgataaatgaaaataataaaaatttcacCAATTCAAAAAAACTTTATGAATTTTCCAAATATGTGCACAATAATAtttcaaatgaaaatttaaataatgttaatttacataaagataaaaatatgtataaaaaagaaaaattatataataaagcCTATTCATCAAGTTTTCAAAACATATGTGAAAATGTtgatttagataaaaaaaaaggaaaaaaaaaaagggttTTTGCAAATGATTACAACATGAAAaaactatataaaaaaaaaaagcaaaaagcAGAAATTAAAACAGAAGAAAAGAGTGAAGaacaaaatattaaagaaaattttagtgatgaaaaaaatattataggaagaaaaaatgaaatgcaATCTGatattgaagaaaaagaTTCATTCAATCAAAAAAACTCTCAGAATACtgaaaggaaaaaaaatacaagaGTAAAATGTCTAATTGAATTTGATGAAATTACTAATTCCTGGAAAGTATTTTGGAAATACGGAAAAATTGTCGTTAAAAAATCATATAGTAAGGAAGAATATGGTGATAATTCTAGATATAAAGCTCTAAATGATCTTGAAAAACTTCAGAGTATTTATgatgatatattaaaaaataatacaagtCTTACTGAGgaacataaatatttattaattcaaaataaaatttacgAACATTTTGGAGAAAAGTATTATTTTcctaaaaatgaagaaaaagaaagaaataaaagaaaaaaaaaagacatttTTGATaggaataatgaaaaattagataatatagaagaagaaagaaaaaaaaaagaggagaaagatgaagaagaagatgaagataAAAAGGGAGAGAATGAAAAAGGAGAGGAAGAAGagtataaaaaagaagaagagggaaaaaaaaaaaaaaaaaaggaagaaagAGAAGATAATATTGAAAGTGATAGTGAAGACCAGAcagaaattaaaaacaaaaaaagaaaatataataaaattaagaattttatattaattgatcaaaataaaattacgGAAAAAGATAGAGAAAAATACCAAAATGAGGATGATCAAATGAATGAGAAAGAAGAGAATGATAAAAGTAAGAAGGAATATGAAAGCAAAACCCTTGTAAATTTGGCACATTATGAAAAAGAGTTAAAAAGAttgaaaaaagaagaaaaaaaaagaattgttgaaaaaaaaagagaaaagaaaatgaaagaaatatatgaaagaaggcaaaaaaaactaaaaagagaggaagaaaaaagaaagaaaattttgttgaaagaacaaaaaaaaaagttaagagaagaaaaaaaaaaaatgaaggaaGAAGAAAGattaagaaaaatagaagaaaagaagaaattaaagaaattaaaacaaCTAAAACcaattatagaaaaaataaaaaaatatcaaagtTCAATAAAAAGcaaatttaataaagaagCATtccattttataaaaaatgaagaaatattcataaacgaaaataaagaatatcttgattatttaaattctttAGAAAAATCGtcagaaaatatttttaatcttATCAAAGAATCTGTAGAAGAAAAACCATTAACTAAGAGAGAAAGAGTTAtagaaatgataaaaaaaaataaaaatgtgcATATTAATACTAATATATATCTTGATATAAATTCTGAAGAAGATACAGAAAATTCTAACAATAAAGGCAATTGGATAGTTTCCTGGGTATATTATGGAAGAACATATAGAAAGAAGTTTTCCATTAATGAATTTGGTTTTAAAAAAGCAAAAGAATTAgcagaaaattataaaaatgagagAGTAAATTGTAtactaaataatttttcaaaatataataattttaaagaaataattcaaaataaaagaaatcaaataaataatattgaaaagGATATTGCTGAATCACaagaattaatgaaaaatgctgaaaaaaaaaattatgaatctTCTCCAAAACAcgaatttaatattaaaagagaaaatgatgaaaaaaaaaatatatgctaTAATTTCTCATATTCAAAATTGAACTTGGAATCTAAAGATTGTCAAGtttttaattctattaatatgattgatttttataatcatatattaaaaaatccATTATTTGAtcaatatttcaaaaataaaattatatgggTAAATAAACTAAGTTGCTGGAAAATAGAAATTTTgagaaaacaaaataataaatataaaaaagaaaaaaaatattattcagAACAAAAATATGGATATATTATAGCTAAATATATAGCTATTTGtgattatttaaatacagaacataatattttaaatgattattTTGATACTAAAGTACCTAATTTACaatatgataataaaaaaaatgcatgGAAAATATCAAGATATGTTCCTCatcaattaaataaaaaaaattattattttgatatCAACATATATGGATGGCTCAATTCAAGAAAACTAGCTTTGGTACTAGCCATAGATCTAAATGAAAACAAAACATTTATGTATGaagatttttataaaaggaGTTCATCAGAAcacaaaaatttaatttatcaaaatatttttttaaataagaattataataaaagtaacTCTATTGAATATTatgatatagaaaataataagaatataaaagTTTGCaacaaaaatgaatataatatgAATTCTTTTGACACTAAGTCTCGTAGCAATTCAAACAATAGTAGTAACTATTTAGACACGCATAATGAGAATAGTactaaaaattataagaaagaagaaaaagaagatagccttcatataaataatatacatactaataaaaacattaatataaatagcaATAATTACAGTAATACTtctgataataataataataatattcctAAGAAAAGTAccaattataaaaaaatatatgatgaaaaaaataaacttttaATTCAAAATGATCATAACTACAGTGATGACAATCAAAATGATATGAagcaaaataataaaaatcaaaattatataaaagtgGATTCATATAAtctatatgaaaataaatgtatgaatagtaatgataaaattatgtgtaataatgataattgtAAATGCAATAATAGCACACTTAGTATGTCTAATAATACAGTTAACAATATAATAggtaaatacaaaaatataattattaaagattcaaatataacaaataaagataataattataacaatATGGATAATTCATGTGATGAAGTAACTTATAATAATAACTTTAACCAAGATACAAGAAAAGATATGGCAAATGATTTTTATCGAAAATTAGGAAATGATGagaaagataaaaaagaagaaaaaaaaaattttcccAAAACGGTAGATGATTCCTGTgaatcttttattaatttaaaaattaaagaatcactgaaaaaaaatatcaaaaagaATTATAGTGAACatgatatagaaaaaaaaaaaaataaaataaataaaagtttttatacatataatgaaaatatattaaatgataatgtcttaaataaatatagcaATTCTCCAAATgagttaaaaaatatttatatgcatAATTCATATATCAATTTGAAAAAGTTATATGAAGATGTATATAATGAgaaatattttcaattaaaacAAATGTATTTATGTAATGATAATGATttagtaaattttttatctagTGAAGAAGATAAagaactttttttaaaagaaaatataaatatagaaatggATGATGAAccttttttaattaagaTTTTAGaagattattattattctaaCTTTTCCAGAAAAGCttataaaatcaaaaaaaggTTTggaaaatga
- a CDS encoding zinc finger protein, putative, whose protein sequence is MACNPVGTDINILDNNLTQIFRDSEEWLILEYFLQMNTRTSRVKLVQAWHVSPAHIINKFEKRNSEKLVLKCFIDTLALDKDNTIQDICRRGFSISKKGLKLSVGNFNIPGFPLTSLNKKNIANDSKELIYEPDVTYLGKKEKKKIIEHSETVLLSGERSLFEFFLCDVGIGLSLAVNENEIGAYNRDTLPIEYDSIFIKKKKDRALDDSLTIHYKNKNNENEDNHNEINLVLGGDIMATYGVLPYYTFHHEYIIYDNSQLLPRYLIQFECDPSAEEHFAVPLCDYCQDAPSVFYCESDEVRLCEKCDNIIHSQNKLVMKHIRKTLNEAQKIPGICKTHLHNDINMFCTVCHVPICNLCTSSHSHTDLLSENLFSLNNNSDTIISLNMAYKAIIQYSSQPSKLIKERKRNLNDLLNKIEKLYEQVKLNIHDAEKNVYTILEDLVKQLHIITEKKMSSVLSEEYELKRQFNEIIWNESFLHYLQTILPPADFMNAWLNHCKYREEIEKNSLIVEKIYSLIFPDMRIKGNINIVTEGSIEHENLFHSTKNI, encoded by the exons ATGGCTTGCAACCCTGTAGGAACagatattaatattttagaCAATAATTTAACTCAAATTTTTCGAGATTCAGAAGAATGGCTAattttagaatattttttgCAAATGAATACAAGAACATCAAGAGTAAAATTAGTGCAAGCATGGCATGTATCTCCAGCTCATATAATAAAcaaatttgaaaaaagaaattcagAAAAATTAGTCCTAAAATGCTTTATTGATACTTTAGCATTAGATAAAGATAATACAATTCAAGATATATGTAGAAGAGGTTTTTCTATTTCAAAAAAAGGATTAAAATTATCTGTTGGAAATTTTAA CATACCTGGGTTTCCCTTAACAtcattaaacaaaaaaaatattgctAATGATTCTAAGGAACTAATATACGAACCAGATGTAACATATTtaggaaaaaaagaaaaaaaaaaaataatagagcACAGTGAAACAGTTTTATTATCAGGTGAAAGGAgtttatttgaattttttttatgcgaTGTAGGTATAGGTTTATCATTAGCTGTAAACGAGAATGAAATTGGAGCATATAATAGAGATACATTGCCTATTGAATATGAcagtatatttataaaaaaaaaaaaagacagaGCATTAGATGATTCATTAACAATtcattacaaaaataaaaataacgaaaatgaagataatcataatgaaattaatttaGTATTAGGTGGTGATATAATGGCAACTTATGGTGTTTTACCTTATTATACATTTCATcatgaatatataatttatgacAATTCACAGTTGTTACCTCGTTACTTAATTCAATTTGAATGCGACCCAAGTGCAGAAGAACATTTTGCTGTTCCCTTGTGTGATTACTGTCAGGATGCTCCTTCTGTATTTTATTGTGAATCAGATGAAGTAAGATTATGTGAAAAGTGCGATAATATTATTCATTCACAAAATAAGCTAGTTATGAAGCATATAAGAAAAACATTGAATGAAGCTCAAAAAATTCCGGGAATATGTAAAACACATTTGCataatgatattaatatGTTCTGTACAGTTTGCCATGTTCCTATATGTAATTTATGCACATCTAGCCACTCACACACAGATTTACTAAGCGAAAACTTATTTAgcttaaataataattctgataccattatttcattaaatatgGCATATAAGGCTATTATACAATATAGTAGTCAACCATCGAAACTTATTAAAGAAAGAAAGAGAAACTTAAACGATTTGCTAAATAAAATTGAGAAATTATATGAACAagttaaattaaatattcacGATGCAGAAAAAAATGTGTATACTATACTTGAAGATTTAGTGAAGCAATTACATATTataacagaaaaaaaaatgagttcAGTTTTAAGTGAAGAATATGAATTAAAACGGCAgtttaatgaaataatatgGAATGAATcatttttacattatttacAAACTATTTTGCCTCCGGCAGATTTTATGAATGCCTGGTTAAATCATTGTAAGTACCGTgaagaaattgaaaaaaattcacTAATTGTAGAAAAAATTTACTCATTAATATTCCCTGATATGAGAATAAAgggaaatataaatattgttACTGAAGGATCAATTGAAcatgaaaatttatttcacTCAACTAAAAACATATAG
- a CDS encoding apicortin, putative produces MENLDDLLKYRKSIKYKVNNNNKNDGIYEIYSSDEDALKPIKHYFFDSNEDFLSVFLEKNKKEKNDNNTNMLNRKIKKKYKNVFERLTDTNFYTGIHKERFDELGNGRGQIGTKDIFIYDGWPEAETRNHQIYSLDIKKPKNPVVTPGTLGIQKYGIQIATPKNIWIFRNGDKHHNGTLFLVKPHINNYKSLLFEITKVLSPTIGPVRKIYDQNFRLVRSLEQLVDGAKYLCTSGDPPASIDRLQLFLSKWVVQS; encoded by the exons ATGGAAAATCTTGATGATCTcttaaaatatagaaaatcaATAAAATATAAG gttaataataataataaaaatgatggaatatatgaaatatatagtAGTGATGAAGATGCATTAAAACCAATAAagcattatttttttgattcaAATGAAGACTTTTTATCAGtgtttttagaaaaaaataaaaaagaaaagaatgataataatacaaatatgttaaatagaaaaataaaaaaaaaatataaaaacgtTTTTGAAAGATTAACAGATACTAATTTTTACACAGGAATTCATAAAGAAAGATTTGATGAATTAGGAAATGGTAGAGGCCAAATAGGAACtaaagatatttttatatatgatgGATGGCCAGAAGCAGAAACAAGAAATCATCAGATATATTCATTGGATATTAAAAAACCAAAAAATCCTGTAGTTACTCCTGGTACATTAGGAATACAAAAATACGGAATTCAAATAGCAACACCTAAAAATATATGGATTTTTAGAAATGGAGATAAACATCATAATGGAACACTTTTTTTAGTTAAACctcatataaataattataaaagtttattatttgaaattaCAAAAGTTCTATCACCTACAATTGGCCCtgtaagaaaaatttatgatCAAAATTTTCGATTAGTGAGAAGTTTAGAACAGTTAGTTGACGGTGCCAAATATTTATGTACATCTGGTGATCCTCCTGCATCTATAGATAGGCTTCaactttttttaagtaaatgGGTTGTGCagagttaa
- a CDS encoding eukaryotic translation initiation factor, putative → MVKVTESDLSDKELVDFLSEDSDDGNETLLNKKYAEKEALITLETNFPKIITILGIPKVEAEKHGKLAEVLKKLFIKHLNTKISDSSVLNIKIHMPTDEENKTKGICFVTFNDSFQANEAVKILNKLKLDAKHVLTASKMDDIENILNRDEHVMPINVVGFTREKIRWWLYDEKCREQFIVRYDSHFEVHWFDPLEKEPELIYTTFKKSAPFSSVQWSNQGSYLVSFHNPGIALWGGDNFEKLIRLQHKSVKEISFSPNENYVLTWDGTPASLRNEKAICIWRVITGKLLRSFITPENRPKEKVFPQFLWSPDDKYIACLGKQKELYVYELPSMLLIENHEKKRTPLKYSQVEEFDWSPVDNIVSVWISGVKDTPGTLILVEIPSRKELVSRKLYDVTSASIHWQSKGDYLCLKTTISKKIGKKTKKEFTQLEIFRMREKNIPVDNVQIEGVKAKQFHWEESNSNRFALIVREEATNKQQIRFYKISNKGATRDAKWASTFDINNQMNFMRWSPQGTYFILASLGSEGSLYFCYLNSNDEVEVIHKDEHLLVNSVAWSNCGRFLVTSVSTAANAANLNYREENSEAGFYIWTFQGKCLMRIKKPSFCQFLFRPHPKSLFSDKLKLEIKNNLKEYSKKFDSIDEKMRNAKKNALITERKNVENIFNEKLEKITKLFQSYKEYEEFKKNWEKFENQFEWEEKTIVIEHVLSVKQEIFA, encoded by the coding sequence atggtTAAAGTAACGGAATCTGATTTAAGCGATAAAGAATTGGTTGATTTTTTATCAGAAGATAGTGATGATGGAAACGAaactttattaaataaaaaatatgcagAAAAAGAAGCTTTAATAACTTTAGAAACAAATTTTCCTaaaattataacaattttaGGTATTCCAAAAGTTGAAGCTGAAAAGCATGGAAAATTAGCAGAAgtgttaaaaaaattatttataaaacatttaaatacaaaaattagTGATTCATCcgttttaaatataaaaatacatatgcCTAcagatgaagaaaataaaactaaAGGAATATGCTTCGTAACATTTAACGATAGTTTTCAAGCAAATGAAGCTGTAAAGATACTAAATAAATTGAAATTAGATGCAAAACATGTATTAACAGCCTCTAAAATGGatgatatagaaaatattttaaatagagATGAGCATGTTATGCCAATTAATGTAGTGGGATTTACAAGAGAAAAAATAAGGTGGTGGTTATATGATGAAAAATGTAGAGAGCAATTTATTGTTAGATATGATAGTCATTTTGAAGTTCATTGGTTTGATCCATTAGAAAAGGAACCTGAGTTAATTTATACAACATTCAAGAAAAGTGCTCCTTTCTCAAGCGTACAATGGAGTAATCAAGGTTCTTATTTAGTTAGTTTTCATAATCCTGGTATAGCATTGTGGGGGGGagataattttgaaaaattaatcaGATTACAACATAAAAGTGTTAAGGAAATTAGTTTTTCAccaaatgaaaattatgtaTTAACATGGGATGGAACCCCTGCATCTTTAAGAAATGAAAAAGCCATTTGTATATGGAGGGTAATTACAGGAAAATTACTTCGTTCTTTTATTACTCCAGAAAATAGAccaaaagaaaaagtatttCCTCAATTTTTGTGGAGTCCTGATGATAAATATATTGCATGCTTAGGAAAACAAAAGgaattatatgtatatgaaTTACCTTCTATGTTATTAATAGAAAatcatgaaaaaaaaagaactcCTTTAAAATATTCGCAAGTGGAAGAATTCGATTGGTCTCCTGTTGATAATATTGTTTCTGTATGGATATCTGGTGTAAAAGATACCCCAGGGACTTTAATACTTGTTGAAATTCCTTCAAGAAAAGAACTGGTTTCAAGAAAGTTATATGATGTTACTTCAGCATCTATTCATTGGCAAAGCAAAGGAGACTATTTATGCCTCAAAACAactatatcaaaaaaaataggaaaaaaaactaaaaaagaatttacaCAACTAGAAATATTTCGTAtgagagaaaaaaatatccCTGTTGATAATGTGCAAATAGAAGGTGTTAAAGCAAAGCAATTCCACTGGGAAGAATCAAATAGTAATAGGTTCGCTTTAATTGTTAGAGAAGAGGCAACAAATAAGCAACAAATtagattttataaaatttcaaaTAAGGGTGCAACAAGAGATGCTAAATGGGCATCTACatttgatataaataatcaaATGAACTTTATGAGATGGTCACCTCAGGGAACCTACTTTATTTTAGCATCTTTAGGATCAGAGGgatcattatatttttgctACCTAAATTCCAATGATGAAGTAGAAGTTATACACAAAGATGAGCATTTACTAGTTAATTCGGTTGCATGGAGTAATTGCGGGAGATTTTTAGTCACATCTGTATCAACTGCTGCAAATGCAGCTAATTTAAACTATAGGGAAGAAAATAGTGAAGCTGGTTTTTATATATGGACATTTCAAGGAAAATGCCTAATGAGAATTAAAAAACCTTCTTTTTGccaatttttatttaggCCTCATCCTAAATCTTTATTTagtgataaattaaaattagaaattaaaaataatttaaaagagtATTCTAAGAAATTTGATAGTATTGATGAAAAAATGAgaaatgcaaaaaaaaatgcattaATCACAGAAAGGAAAAATGTTGAAAATATCTTCaatgaaaaattagaaaaaataacaaaattgtTTCAGTCATATAAAGAATATgaagaatttaaaaagaattgggaaaaatttgaaaatcaATTTGAGTGGGAAGAGAAGACAATTGTTATAGAACATGTCTTATCAGTTAAACAAGAAATTTTTGCATAA
- the CPbeta gene encoding F-actin-capping protein subunit beta, putative, which translates to MDKAKIEAALNICNTLPAHLFEETIKILSKIDKNLTNNILINKEGPIKTKFDSEEKKYYLANMFNKEKDSYRSPYANIYYPDHFSNSYIPSEPLRNLEILFNEVFDRYRRAYYISGLSSVYLWPNPIEEGFVGCFLIKKKEDYDANINIIWEGTHLIQVNISHLIIHYQISSTVNFYVTKKNEIILSASINKALENSKKILDMNILKDKFFHIENMGKMIESIENSLRKSIEYIYILKINDILNSLRFNDLLCDYAYDEKIMKLQSICNNLTTSKESIQDELKLKFKNKNLNIGTQYSINT; encoded by the coding sequence atggATAAAGCAAAAATTGAAGCGGCTCTAAATATCTGTAATACCTTACCTGCTCATTTATTTGAAGAAACAATTAAAATACTATcaaaaattgataaaaacTTAACCaacaatattttaataaataaagaaggacctataaaaactaaatttgatagtgaagaaaaaaaatactatttaGCAAATAtgtttaataaagaaaaagattcATATAGATCTCCTTAtgcaaatatttattatccTGATCATTTTTCAAATTCATATATACCTTCTGAACCTTTAAGAAATTTAGAgatattatttaatgaagTATTTGATAGATATAGAAGGGCATACTATATAAGTGGATTATCTTCTGTTTATTTATGGCCTAATCCAATAGAAGAGGGATTCGTTGGatgttttttaataaaaaaaaaagaagattatGATGCcaacataaatattatttggGAAGGAACACATTTAATACAGGTAAATATATCACATTTAATTATTCATTATCAAATTTCTTCAACtgttaatttttatgttactaaaaaaaatgaaattattttatctgCTTCTATTAATAAAGCTTTAGAAAACTCCAAGAAAATTTTAgatatgaatatattaaaagacaaattttttcatatagaGAATATGGGAAAAATGATTGAAAGTATTGAAAACTCTCTCAGAAAAAgtattgaatatatatatatactaaaaattaatgatattttaaattctCTTAGATTTAATGATTTACTTTGTGACTACGCatatgatgaaaaaattatgaaattgCAAAGTATATGTAATAACCTTACAACTTCCAAAGAGAGCATTCAAgatgaattaaaattaaaatttaaaaataaaaatttgaatataGGAACACAATATTCTATTAATACttaa